The following proteins are co-located in the Vigna unguiculata cultivar IT97K-499-35 chromosome 9, ASM411807v1, whole genome shotgun sequence genome:
- the LOC114162926 gene encoding uncharacterized protein LOC114162926 — protein MRSSKGRSMKHAHLFHREDQRSQEEKNIVWERLEGDGDNSFRTREIPVKRLLNVGHFTNASGELSKFSKGKNFSAGMNVMDYDVPELVVFIQEDNEKFVKDSCSGRGVSPEGKCLSEGHDIKSCHFESDMMNRRRDSNLRTMEAFSINSNRLEYASKPLSLKEAMEFYDSRALVIDVEGDSGYKISTDHPKKKTTPETLREALATEAEFSRSLRNWQINSFLGTVGRRVEFPCCADCVQVADTIMCRSEMCNSRSPTGSGKRQDNDPQDTCLCGEGPLSGGPTSYAVPATTSSNASHHSNDSISSTHSFAFPILPEEWNGSPVRMLEADKSQLRKDLWQKIMVLFFCCKS, from the exons ATGAGAAGTTCAAAAGGACGCAGCATGAAACATGCACATTTGTTTCATCGTGAGGATCAAAGAAGCCAAGAAGAAAAGAACATTGTGTGGGAGAGACTGGAGGGTGATGGTGATAATAGTTTTAGGACAAGGGAGATTCCAGTGAAGAGGTTGTTGAATGTAGGGCATTTTACTAATGCTTCAGGGGAGTTGTCAAAGTTCAGCAAGGGAAAGAACTTTTCAGCAGGAATGAATGTCATGGACTATGATGTTCCTGAACtggttgtttttattcaagagGATAATGAGAAGTTTGTGAAGGACAGTTGCAGTGGTAGGGGAGTGTCACCAGAGGGCAAGTGCCTCTCAGAAGGTCATGATATAAAGTCATGTCACTTTGAGTCTGACATGATGAATAGAAGAAGAGACTCAAATCTAAGGACTATGGAAGCATTCTCAATCAATTCAAATAGACTAGAATATGCCTCTAAACCTCTTTCCCTTAAGGAAGCAATGGAATTTTATGACTCCAGAGCTTTAGTGATTGATGTTGAAGGGGATTCAGGATACAAGATTTCCACTGATCACCCCAAAAAGAAGACAACACCAGAGACCCTTAGAGAG GCATTAGCAACGGAAGCAGAGTTTTCAAGATCTCTGAGGAATTGgcaaataaattcatttttgggTACAGTTGGCAGAAGGGTGGAGTTTCCATGTTGTGCAGATTGTGTGCAAGTTGCTGACACAATCATGTGTAGGTCTGAGATGTGTAACTCACGAAGTCCAACAGGTTCAGGAAAAAGACAAGACAATGATCCTCAAGACACTTGTTTATGTGGTGAGGGCCCTCTATCTGGTGGTCCAACATCATATGCTGTTCCTGCAACAACATCTAGCAATGCCTCCCATCACTCTAATGACAGCATAAGCAGCACACATTCATTTGCCTTTCCCAT ATTACCTGAAGAATGGAATGGAAGCCCGGTGAGAATGTTGGAAGCTGATAAAAGCCAATTAAGAAAGGACCTATGGCAGAAGATAATGGTATTATTCTTTTGCTGCAAAAGTTGA
- the LOC114162192 gene encoding uncharacterized protein LOC114162192 isoform X2: MSESNHKEIQIRALTGESITLPVTPTTTLHHLKLLLRRSFSPATTSPNFHLFFKGEKLRLQTHIASYPIQRHEFLVLIPFTKKEKEPSTTSHSLQPDVPHTTNASTSTSVLADSTWSSIKEDLSLLRDATESDACNSESGKEKPLETSTEGGLGREKQMELPYHLILNTLRDGCEGGPFGEHNCEVFAKVLESVNCLSELPLGHCKLLKRARSKGGGGGGLRNRVSDGVICLCPPWLKIVVKAFAFVNIFSAFIYLQLRDLTLSLLEEALSELAKFGVKLGIGDIKNLSLLCPHLVCFRDDVDKTSFGDTIVVLNHSTGNKDLVEENPKRVRKWLYISKTVSTLKRRDSSFRKILGWAFEQLRYEFGDEMTMGISLEELLAAVKDNDFVKKEDESKRVKRSKTTSKSNSNHIGCHDTKSLLAVEMIDHLKKGIGSEGQIVHIEDICARKAIYSGIPIDLSEKMRSALKCIGVSKFYSHQAESIQASLHGENVVVATMTSSGKSLCYNLPVLEVLSTNSSSCALYIFPTKALAQDQLRALLHMTKGFDNDFNIGIYDGDTSMSERMLLRDNSRLLITNPDMLHISILPHHQQFSRILSNLRFVVIDETHTYKGTFGSHTALILRRLKRLCSHVYGSVPSFVFSTATSANPREHSMELANLSTLELFQNDGSPSTRKLFVLWNPALRPKPFIKKAQFAMGTDELDDESANFVRSSPIVDASRLFAEMVQHGLRCIAFCKSRKLCELVLSYTREILHETAPHLVDSICAYRGGYIAEQRRKIESSFFGGTICGVAATNALELGIDVGEIDATLHLGFPGSIASLWQQAGRGGRRDKPSLAVYIAFGGPLDQYFMRHPNKLFERPIECCHVDSQNKKILEQHLVCAAHEHPLSVNYDEQYFGPFLESVIISLKARGYMSSILSSDSSRIWNYIGPEKLPSHAVNIRAIETVRYSVIDQKKNEVLEEIEESKAFFQVYEGAVYMCQGKTYLVEKLDLSNKTAFCKEADLKYYTKTRDYTDIHVIGGNVAYPLKVETNKFPKSNARADICKVTTTWFGFYRIWRGSNQIFDAVDLALPHYSYESQ; this comes from the exons ATGTCAGAGAGCAACCACAAGGAAATCCAAATCCGTGCCCTAACCGGCGAATCAATCACTCTTCCCGTCACTCCCACCACAACCCTCCACCACCTCAAGCTTCTCCTCCGCCGTTCATTCTCCCCCGCCACCACCTCCCCCAACTTCCACCTCTTCTTCAAG GGTGAGAAATTGCGATTGCAGACTCATATTGCCTCTTACCCCATCCAACGCCACGAATTTCTCGTCCTCATTCCCTTCaccaaaaaggaaaaggaaCCTTCTACAACATCCCACTCTCTTCAGCCTGATGTTCCTCACACTACCAATGCTTCAACTTCGACTTCTGTTCTCGCGGATTCTACGTGGTCCTCCATAAAGGAGGATTTATCACTTTTACGTGATGCTACTGAGAGTGATGCGTGTAATTCCGAGTCGGGAAAAGAAAAACCGTTGGAGACATCAACCGAAGGGGGTTTAGGTCGTGAGAAGCAGATGGAGCTTCCCTATCATCTCATACTGAACACATTGCGAGATGGTTGCGAGGGTGGTCCTTTTGGCGAGCACAATTGCGAGGTTTTCGCGAAGGTTTTGGAGTCAGTGAATTGTTTATCGGAACTGCCACTCGGACACTGCAAGTTGCTGAAACGAGCTCGTTCGAAAGGAGGTGGCGGCGGCGGCCTGAGAAACCGTGTCAGTGACGGTGTTATATGTTTGTGTCCACCGTGGTTGAAGATAGTGGTGAAGGCGTTTGCATTTGTGAACATTTTTTCCGCGTTTATTTATTTGCAGCTTAGAGATTTGACCTTGAGTCTGCTGGAGGAGGCGCTTAGTGAGCTTGCTAAGTTTGGGGTTAAACTTGGCATCGGCGACATCAAGAATCTTTCGCTTCTTTGTCCTCAT CTGGTATGTTTCAGGGATGATGTAGATAAGACAAGTTTTGGTGATACCATTGTTGTCCTCAATCATTCAACAGGCAATAAAGATCTAGTTGAAGAAAATCCTAAAAGAG TGCGCAAGTGGTTGTATATTTCAAAGACTGTCAGTACATTGAAGAGAAGGGACAGTTCTTTCCGTAAAATTTTAGGATGGGCTTTTGAACAGCTGCGG TATGAATTTGGGGATGAGATGACTATGGGGATTTCCTTGGAAGAGTTGCTTGCAGCAGTCAAGGACAATGATTTTGTCAAAAAAGAAGACGAATCCAAACGTGTAAAGAGAAGCAAAACTACCTCAAAATCTAACTCAAACCATATTGGGTGTCAT GACACAAAGTCATTACTGGCTGTGGAGATGATTGATCATCTTAAGAAAGGAATTGGATCAGAAGGGCAG ATTGTGCATATTGAAGACATATGTGCCAGGAAAGCAATTTACAGTGGGATCCCTATTGATCTATCAGAGAAAATGAGATCTGCACTGAAGTGTATTGGAGTTTCCAAATTTTACAGTCACCAG GCAGAGTCTATACAAGCTTCCCTTCATGGTGAAAATGTTGTTGTGGCTACAATGACATCTAGTGGCAAATCCCTTTGCTATAATCTACCAGTTCTAGAAGTTTTGTCTACGAATTCATCTTCATGTGCTTTGTACATATTTCCCACGAAG GCATTAGCTCAAGATCAACTAAGAGCTTTGTTACACATGACAAAAGGATTTGATAATGACTTTAATATCGGTATATACGATGGTGATACCTCTATGAGTGAGAGGATGCTGCTCCGTGATAATTCTAGATTG TTGATCACAAATCCAGATATGTTACACATATCAATCTTGCCCCATCATCAACAGTTTAGTCGGATTTTATCAAACCTAAG GTTTGTGGTAATTGATGAGACTCATACTTACAAGGGAACGTTTGGAAGTCACACTGCCCTTATTTTGAGGAGGCTAAAACGACTCTGTTCACATG TATATGGATCTGTTCCTTCTTTCGTATTTTCTACTGCAACTTCTGCAAATCCTCGGGAGCATTCTATG GAACTTGCAAATTTATCTACACTGGAGCTATTTCAGAATGATGGAAGTCCATCTACAAGGAAACTTTTTGTCCTTTGGAATCCTGCTCTGCGTCCAAAACCT TTCATTAAAAAAGCTCAGTTTGCCATGGGAACTGATGAGTTGGATGATGAAAGTGCTAATTTTGTTCGTTCAAG TCCAATTGTGGATGCTTCACGACTTTTTGCAGAAATGGTTCAGCATGGTCTTCGCTGTATTGCATTTTGTAAATCACGGAAACTTTGTGAGCTTGTTTTATCCTACAC CCGTGAGATTCTTCATGAGACGGCCCCGCATCTGGTTGATTCCATATGTGCATATCGTGGCGGCTACATTGCAGAG caaagaagaaaaatagagagTTCATTTTTTGGTGGTACAATATGTGGTGTTGCTGCAACTAATGCTCTTGAGTTGGGCATTGATGTTGGAGAAATTGATGCCACTCTGCATCTAGGATTTCCTGGTAGTATTGCAAG CTTATGGCAACAAGCTGGTAGAGGTGGGAGGAGAGATAAACCATCCCTTGCTGTCTATATTGCATTTGGGGGGCCTCTTGATCAATACTTCATGAGACATCCCAATAAACTTTTTGAAAGACCAATTGAATGCTGTCATGTTGATTCTCAAAACAAAAAG ATTCTTGAGCAACATTTGGTCTGTGCTGCTCATGAACACCCTCTAAGTGTGAACTACGATGAACAATATTTTGGTCCTTTCTTGGAAAGTGTTATAATTTCTCTAAAAGCTAGAGGATACATGAGTTCTATTCTATCATCGGATTCTTCTAGAATATGGAACTACATTGGTCCTGAG AAATTACCCTCACATGCAGTCAATATCCGAGCAATAGAAACTGTAAGGTACAGTGTCATAgatcagaaaaaaaatgaagtccTTGAAGAGATAGAGGAAAGCAAGGCATTCTTTCAG GTATATGAAGGTGCTGTGTATATGTGCCAGGGGAAAACCTATTTGGTTGAAAAATTAGATCTGTCTAATAAAACTGCTTTCTGCAAAGAGGCTGATCTAAAGTATTATACAAAGACTCGTGATTACACTGATATTCATGTCATTGGGGGTAATGTT GCTTATCCGCTCAAAGTAGAAACTAACAAGTTTCCAAAATCAAATGCTCGGGCTGATATATGCAAAGTAACAACTACTTGGTTTGGATTTTATCGTATTTGGAGAGGAAGCAATCAAATCTTTGATGCTGTTGACCTCGCACTTCCTCATTACTCATACGAGTCACAG TAG
- the LOC114164388 gene encoding isoaspartyl peptidase/L-asparaginase-like: MGWAIAIHGGAGDIPLSLPPEQRQPREEALHHCLQIGVQALQAKMHPLDVVELVVRELENIPQFNAGKGSVLTNKGTIEMEASIMDGRTKKCGAVSGLKTVVNAISLARLVMEKTPHIYLGFDGAEEFAKEQGVETVDPTHFITAENVERLHHAQKANIVQIDYSTHPLQNGTGKETPNVVNGDSQLGTVGCVAVDSDGKLASATSTGGLVNKMVGRIGDSPIIGGGTYANELCAVSATGKGEAILRSTVARDVAALMEFKGVSLKEAANCVVHERTPKATVGLVAVSAAGEVAMPYNTTGMFRACATEDGYSEVAIWSHS; the protein is encoded by the exons ATGGGTTGGGCTATAGCTATACACGGCGGCGCCGGCGACATCCCACTTTCGCTACCGCCGGAGCAACGCCAGCCTCGAGAAGAAGCCCTCCACCACTGCCTGCAAATCGGGGTTCAGGCTCTTCAAGCCAAGATGCATCCATTGGATGTAGTAGAGCTTGTG GTTCGTGAATTAGAAAATATTCCACAGTTTAATGCGGGTAAGGGATCGGTGCTGACCAACAAAGGTACAATTGAAATGGAAGCTTCAATTATGGATGGAAGGACCAAAAAATGTGGGGCTGTTTCTGGCCTCAAAACAGTTGTCAATGCCATTTCTTTAGCTAGATTGGTTATGGAGAAGACTCCTCACATATATCTGGGCTTTGATGGAGCAGAGGAATTTGCCAAAGAACAA GGTGTTGAGACTGTAGATCCAACCCATTTTATTACTGCAGAAAATGTTGAGAGACTACACCATGCACAAAAAGCCAACATAGTCCAG ATCGATTACAGTACACACCCACTCCAAAATGGTACCGGAAAAGAAACACCAAATGTGGTTAATGGGGATAGTCAACTAGGAACAGTGGGGTGTGTAGCTGTTGATAGTGATGGGAAGCTAGCCTCTGCTACATCCACGGGTGGACTAGTGAACAAAATGGTTGGTCGAATTGGTGACTCACCCATCATAGGTGGTGGCACATATGCGAACGAGCTTTGTGCAGTGTCTGCAACAGGCAAAGGTGAAGCAATACTTCGTAGCACTGTTGCAAGAGATGTTGCTGCATTGATGGAATTCAAAGGGGTTTCTCTGAAAGAAGCTGCTAACTGTGTTGTGCATGAACGCACACCAAAAGCTACTGTGGGCTTGGTTGCTGTGTCTGCTGCAGGAGAAGTTGCCATGCCTTACAACACCACAGGCATGTTCCGAGCATGTGCAACAGAAGATGGATATTCAGAGGTTGCAATTTGGTCTCATTCCTag
- the LOC114162192 gene encoding uncharacterized protein LOC114162192 isoform X1, producing the protein MSESNHKEIQIRALTGESITLPVTPTTTLHHLKLLLRRSFSPATTSPNFHLFFKGEKLRLQTHIASYPIQRHEFLVLIPFTKKEKEPSTTSHSLQPDVPHTTNASTSTSVLADSTWSSIKEDLSLLRDATESDACNSESGKEKPLETSTEGGLGREKQMELPYHLILNTLRDGCEGGPFGEHNCEVFAKVLESVNCLSELPLGHCKLLKRARSKGGGGGGLRNRVSDGVICLCPPWLKIVVKAFAFVNIFSAFIYLQLRDLTLSLLEEALSELAKFGVKLGIGDIKNLSLLCPHLVCFRDDVDKTSFGDTIVVLNHSTGNKDLVEENPKRVRKWLYISKTVSTLKRRDSSFRKILGWAFEQLRYEFGDEMTMGISLEELLAAVKDNDFVKKEDESKRVKRSKTTSKSNSNHIGCHDTKSLLAVEMIDHLKKGIGSEGQIVHIEDICARKAIYSGIPIDLSEKMRSALKCIGVSKFYSHQAESIQASLHGENVVVATMTSSGKSLCYNLPVLEVLSTNSSSCALYIFPTKALAQDQLRALLHMTKGFDNDFNIGIYDGDTSMSERMLLRDNSRLLITNPDMLHISILPHHQQFSRILSNLRFVVIDETHTYKGTFGSHTALILRRLKRLCSHVYGSVPSFVFSTATSANPREHSMELANLSTLELFQNDGSPSTRKLFVLWNPALRPKPFIKKAQFAMGTDELDDESANFVRSSPIVDASRLFAEMVQHGLRCIAFCKSRKLCELVLSYTREILHETAPHLVDSICAYRGGYIAEQRRKIESSFFGGTICGVAATNALELGIDVGEIDATLHLGFPGSIASLWQQAGRGGRRDKPSLAVYIAFGGPLDQYFMRHPNKLFERPIECCHVDSQNKKILEQHLVCAAHEHPLSVNYDEQYFGPFLESVIISLKARGYMSSILSSDSSRIWNYIGPEKLPSHAVNIRAIETVRYSVIDQKKNEVLEEIEESKAFFQVYEGAVYMCQGKTYLVEKLDLSNKTAFCKEADLKYYTKTRDYTDIHVIGGNVAYPLKVETNKFPKSNARADICKVTTTWFGFYRIWRGSNQIFDAVDLALPHYSYESQAVWVPVPPSIKEAVVKQNYDFRGGLHAASHAILHVVPLHITCNLSDLAPECPNPHDARFYPERILIYDQHPGGCGISVRVQPYFSKFLEAALELLTCCCCSAEVGCPNCVQSFVCHEYNEVLHKDAAIMIIKGILDAGN; encoded by the exons ATGTCAGAGAGCAACCACAAGGAAATCCAAATCCGTGCCCTAACCGGCGAATCAATCACTCTTCCCGTCACTCCCACCACAACCCTCCACCACCTCAAGCTTCTCCTCCGCCGTTCATTCTCCCCCGCCACCACCTCCCCCAACTTCCACCTCTTCTTCAAG GGTGAGAAATTGCGATTGCAGACTCATATTGCCTCTTACCCCATCCAACGCCACGAATTTCTCGTCCTCATTCCCTTCaccaaaaaggaaaaggaaCCTTCTACAACATCCCACTCTCTTCAGCCTGATGTTCCTCACACTACCAATGCTTCAACTTCGACTTCTGTTCTCGCGGATTCTACGTGGTCCTCCATAAAGGAGGATTTATCACTTTTACGTGATGCTACTGAGAGTGATGCGTGTAATTCCGAGTCGGGAAAAGAAAAACCGTTGGAGACATCAACCGAAGGGGGTTTAGGTCGTGAGAAGCAGATGGAGCTTCCCTATCATCTCATACTGAACACATTGCGAGATGGTTGCGAGGGTGGTCCTTTTGGCGAGCACAATTGCGAGGTTTTCGCGAAGGTTTTGGAGTCAGTGAATTGTTTATCGGAACTGCCACTCGGACACTGCAAGTTGCTGAAACGAGCTCGTTCGAAAGGAGGTGGCGGCGGCGGCCTGAGAAACCGTGTCAGTGACGGTGTTATATGTTTGTGTCCACCGTGGTTGAAGATAGTGGTGAAGGCGTTTGCATTTGTGAACATTTTTTCCGCGTTTATTTATTTGCAGCTTAGAGATTTGACCTTGAGTCTGCTGGAGGAGGCGCTTAGTGAGCTTGCTAAGTTTGGGGTTAAACTTGGCATCGGCGACATCAAGAATCTTTCGCTTCTTTGTCCTCAT CTGGTATGTTTCAGGGATGATGTAGATAAGACAAGTTTTGGTGATACCATTGTTGTCCTCAATCATTCAACAGGCAATAAAGATCTAGTTGAAGAAAATCCTAAAAGAG TGCGCAAGTGGTTGTATATTTCAAAGACTGTCAGTACATTGAAGAGAAGGGACAGTTCTTTCCGTAAAATTTTAGGATGGGCTTTTGAACAGCTGCGG TATGAATTTGGGGATGAGATGACTATGGGGATTTCCTTGGAAGAGTTGCTTGCAGCAGTCAAGGACAATGATTTTGTCAAAAAAGAAGACGAATCCAAACGTGTAAAGAGAAGCAAAACTACCTCAAAATCTAACTCAAACCATATTGGGTGTCAT GACACAAAGTCATTACTGGCTGTGGAGATGATTGATCATCTTAAGAAAGGAATTGGATCAGAAGGGCAG ATTGTGCATATTGAAGACATATGTGCCAGGAAAGCAATTTACAGTGGGATCCCTATTGATCTATCAGAGAAAATGAGATCTGCACTGAAGTGTATTGGAGTTTCCAAATTTTACAGTCACCAG GCAGAGTCTATACAAGCTTCCCTTCATGGTGAAAATGTTGTTGTGGCTACAATGACATCTAGTGGCAAATCCCTTTGCTATAATCTACCAGTTCTAGAAGTTTTGTCTACGAATTCATCTTCATGTGCTTTGTACATATTTCCCACGAAG GCATTAGCTCAAGATCAACTAAGAGCTTTGTTACACATGACAAAAGGATTTGATAATGACTTTAATATCGGTATATACGATGGTGATACCTCTATGAGTGAGAGGATGCTGCTCCGTGATAATTCTAGATTG TTGATCACAAATCCAGATATGTTACACATATCAATCTTGCCCCATCATCAACAGTTTAGTCGGATTTTATCAAACCTAAG GTTTGTGGTAATTGATGAGACTCATACTTACAAGGGAACGTTTGGAAGTCACACTGCCCTTATTTTGAGGAGGCTAAAACGACTCTGTTCACATG TATATGGATCTGTTCCTTCTTTCGTATTTTCTACTGCAACTTCTGCAAATCCTCGGGAGCATTCTATG GAACTTGCAAATTTATCTACACTGGAGCTATTTCAGAATGATGGAAGTCCATCTACAAGGAAACTTTTTGTCCTTTGGAATCCTGCTCTGCGTCCAAAACCT TTCATTAAAAAAGCTCAGTTTGCCATGGGAACTGATGAGTTGGATGATGAAAGTGCTAATTTTGTTCGTTCAAG TCCAATTGTGGATGCTTCACGACTTTTTGCAGAAATGGTTCAGCATGGTCTTCGCTGTATTGCATTTTGTAAATCACGGAAACTTTGTGAGCTTGTTTTATCCTACAC CCGTGAGATTCTTCATGAGACGGCCCCGCATCTGGTTGATTCCATATGTGCATATCGTGGCGGCTACATTGCAGAG caaagaagaaaaatagagagTTCATTTTTTGGTGGTACAATATGTGGTGTTGCTGCAACTAATGCTCTTGAGTTGGGCATTGATGTTGGAGAAATTGATGCCACTCTGCATCTAGGATTTCCTGGTAGTATTGCAAG CTTATGGCAACAAGCTGGTAGAGGTGGGAGGAGAGATAAACCATCCCTTGCTGTCTATATTGCATTTGGGGGGCCTCTTGATCAATACTTCATGAGACATCCCAATAAACTTTTTGAAAGACCAATTGAATGCTGTCATGTTGATTCTCAAAACAAAAAG ATTCTTGAGCAACATTTGGTCTGTGCTGCTCATGAACACCCTCTAAGTGTGAACTACGATGAACAATATTTTGGTCCTTTCTTGGAAAGTGTTATAATTTCTCTAAAAGCTAGAGGATACATGAGTTCTATTCTATCATCGGATTCTTCTAGAATATGGAACTACATTGGTCCTGAG AAATTACCCTCACATGCAGTCAATATCCGAGCAATAGAAACTGTAAGGTACAGTGTCATAgatcagaaaaaaaatgaagtccTTGAAGAGATAGAGGAAAGCAAGGCATTCTTTCAG GTATATGAAGGTGCTGTGTATATGTGCCAGGGGAAAACCTATTTGGTTGAAAAATTAGATCTGTCTAATAAAACTGCTTTCTGCAAAGAGGCTGATCTAAAGTATTATACAAAGACTCGTGATTACACTGATATTCATGTCATTGGGGGTAATGTT GCTTATCCGCTCAAAGTAGAAACTAACAAGTTTCCAAAATCAAATGCTCGGGCTGATATATGCAAAGTAACAACTACTTGGTTTGGATTTTATCGTATTTGGAGAGGAAGCAATCAAATCTTTGATGCTGTTGACCTCGCACTTCCTCATTACTCATACGAGTCACAG GCAGTTTGGGTTCCTGTGCCTCCGTCTATAAAAGAAGCAGTAGTCAAGCAAAATTATGATTTCCGTGGAGGTCTGCATGCTGCTTCACATGCAATTTTACACGTAGTGCCTTT ACACATCACTTGCAACTTGTCTGACTTGGCTCCTGAGTGTCCAAACCCTCATGATGCCCGATTTTACCCCGAAAGAATTCTAATATATGATCAACATCCCGGAGGATGTGGAATTTCAGTGCGG GTCCAACCCTATTTTTCAAAGTTCCTGGAAGCCGCACTAGAGCTTCTCACATGTTGCTGCTGCTCAGCGGAAGTGGGTTGCCCTAATTGTGTTCAG AGCTTTGTTTGCCATGAATATAACGAGGTTTTGCACAAGGATGCAGCCATCATGATCATAAAG GGTATTCTGGATGCGGGAAACTAG